A single genomic interval of Brevibacillus brevis harbors:
- a CDS encoding Mov34/MPN/PAD-1 family protein has product MKNPAWLGEPFAIKDNKIFLTKKVAKRLLAEAQEAFPYEYSALLAGREATITACVPMPVSPDKHVFAWDGKTFLQALQHIRKHNLQWFGVLHTHPHTPPIPSARDIAGWHYPTLSYWIVGLASAQPEWCVYQWVRNENNASFEARDYILTEAACDDEEAIGSSAPKNS; this is encoded by the coding sequence ATGAAAAATCCCGCTTGGTTAGGTGAACCCTTTGCGATTAAGGATAACAAAATATTCCTGACGAAAAAAGTAGCGAAACGCCTCCTGGCCGAAGCACAAGAGGCGTTTCCTTATGAGTATTCAGCGTTGCTCGCAGGTCGTGAAGCAACGATTACAGCCTGTGTACCGATGCCCGTCTCACCCGACAAGCACGTGTTCGCTTGGGATGGGAAAACGTTTCTTCAAGCCTTGCAGCACATCCGCAAGCACAATCTTCAATGGTTTGGGGTCTTGCATACACACCCCCATACGCCGCCAATCCCTTCTGCACGAGACATAGCTGGCTGGCATTATCCCACGCTCAGCTATTGGATTGTGGGACTCGCATCCGCACAGCCAGAATGGTGTGTCTATCAATGGGTACGGAATGAAAATAACGCCTCATTCGAAGCACGCGACTACATACTGACAGAAGCGGCTTGTGACGATGAGGAAGCTATTGGTTCTTCTGCTCCAAAAAACTCTTGA
- a CDS encoding aspartate kinase, protein MKVAKFGGTSLANAEQIKKVCQIVLADRDRRFIVVSAPGKRHKEDTKVTDLLIAYAERYLAGEPTEEAKQAIFLRYQEIVAGLGLSAEIGQAIEAELGEVLANKASLSKERFMDAVKAAGEDTCAKVVARYLQSLGEVATYINPKDAGMLVTDEASNAHILPEAYAKLATLREREGIVIFPGFFGYSRAGDLVTFSRGGSDITGSILAASVQAEVYENFTDVDSVYVVNPNLIADPKKVTEITYREMRELSYSGFSVFHEEALIPAYQADIPVCIKNTNNPSAPGTMIVAERGSATNRVSGIASDGGFCSIYVSKYLMNREIGFGRKLLQILEEEELSYEHTPSGIDNISVILRERDLTEEMEERIVERIRRELCADDVAVQHSLALVMIVGEGMRQSVGTTARATAALAAAKINLEMINQGSSEVSMMFGVKAEEADRAVIALYQEFFGAEEPIASSSSQAASVSM, encoded by the coding sequence ATGAAGGTAGCAAAATTTGGGGGAACATCACTGGCGAATGCCGAGCAAATAAAAAAAGTATGCCAAATTGTTTTGGCGGATCGGGACAGACGATTCATTGTTGTATCAGCACCTGGGAAACGGCACAAGGAAGACACGAAGGTTACTGATTTGTTAATCGCATATGCGGAGCGATATTTGGCTGGGGAGCCTACAGAGGAAGCGAAACAAGCAATATTTTTGCGCTATCAGGAGATTGTGGCAGGTCTCGGGCTTTCTGCCGAGATTGGTCAAGCGATTGAAGCAGAGCTTGGGGAGGTTCTCGCAAACAAGGCAAGTTTGTCCAAGGAAAGATTCATGGATGCGGTCAAAGCTGCGGGAGAGGATACATGCGCCAAAGTTGTCGCTCGTTATTTGCAGAGCTTGGGCGAGGTGGCGACCTACATCAATCCAAAGGATGCAGGAATGCTGGTTACGGATGAAGCAAGCAATGCCCATATCCTCCCTGAAGCGTATGCCAAATTGGCGACATTGCGAGAGCGGGAGGGAATTGTGATTTTCCCTGGTTTCTTCGGCTATTCGCGTGCTGGTGATCTGGTTACTTTTTCACGAGGTGGCTCGGATATTACGGGATCGATTTTGGCTGCGTCGGTTCAGGCAGAGGTCTACGAGAATTTTACCGATGTCGATTCTGTGTATGTGGTCAATCCGAACCTGATTGCCGATCCGAAAAAGGTGACAGAGATTACGTACCGGGAGATGAGGGAGCTGTCCTATTCCGGTTTTAGTGTGTTCCATGAGGAAGCATTGATTCCCGCGTATCAAGCAGATATACCCGTATGCATCAAGAATACGAACAATCCGTCTGCGCCTGGTACGATGATTGTAGCCGAGAGAGGATCTGCTACAAACAGAGTGTCGGGGATTGCAAGTGACGGCGGCTTTTGCAGCATTTACGTCAGCAAGTATTTGATGAACCGCGAAATTGGTTTTGGTCGCAAGCTGCTGCAAATTCTGGAGGAGGAAGAGCTTTCGTATGAGCATACTCCATCTGGAATTGATAACATTTCTGTCATTCTGCGTGAGCGCGATCTCACGGAAGAGATGGAAGAGCGGATTGTGGAACGCATCCGCCGAGAGCTGTGCGCTGATGATGTCGCTGTTCAGCATAGTCTTGCACTCGTCATGATTGTCGGGGAGGGCATGCGTCAGTCTGTGGGGACAACAGCGAGAGCCACTGCTGCGTTGGCTGCTGCGAAAATCAATCTGGAAATGATCAATCAGGGGTCATCGGAAGTAAGCATGATGTTCGGTGTAAAAGCCGAAGAGGCAGATCGTGCTGTGATTGCTTTGTATCAAGAGTTTTTTGGAGCAGAAGAACCAATAGCTTCCTCATCGTCACAAGCCGCTTCTGTCAGTATGTAG
- a CDS encoding polysaccharide deacetylase family protein, whose protein sequence is MKKHILFFPLLLAVILAPSFSETANAIREKNREYYETRGDIVWEVPTESKVIALTFDDGPDQVYTPQIAALLKQYQAKSTFFVVGNRVTQYPGIVKSLVNDQHEIANHTYSHPDIRKLSANRLLEEVQKTQETIYSATGVRPTLFRPPGGYYNETVVDTAKKAGFLVIMWSWHQDTRDWSDPGIKKIVNKVLNNARNGDIVLFHDYGGNRRQTVKALEQILPELKNRGYKFVTVSELLRGYGRAKQVDYP, encoded by the coding sequence ATGAAAAAACACATCCTCTTTTTCCCACTTTTGCTCGCTGTCATTCTTGCTCCTTCCTTCAGCGAGACGGCCAATGCAATAAGGGAAAAAAATCGCGAGTATTACGAAACAAGAGGAGATATCGTTTGGGAAGTGCCGACAGAGAGCAAGGTGATTGCCCTTACCTTTGACGATGGTCCTGATCAGGTATACACTCCTCAGATCGCAGCGCTGCTGAAGCAATATCAAGCGAAATCTACCTTTTTTGTCGTAGGCAATCGTGTGACCCAGTACCCGGGAATCGTCAAATCTCTCGTGAATGATCAACATGAGATTGCCAATCACACTTACAGTCATCCGGATATTCGAAAGCTGTCAGCGAATCGACTGTTAGAAGAGGTGCAAAAAACGCAGGAAACGATTTATTCGGCAACAGGGGTTCGTCCCACCCTCTTTCGTCCTCCGGGGGGATATTATAACGAGACCGTCGTCGATACTGCCAAGAAAGCCGGCTTTTTGGTGATCATGTGGTCGTGGCATCAAGACACACGTGATTGGAGCGATCCCGGTATAAAAAAAATCGTCAACAAGGTTTTGAACAACGCGCGGAATGGAGACATTGTGCTATTTCACGATTACGGAGGCAATCGCAGACAGACCGTAAAAGCTCTCGAGCAAATATTGCCTGAACTGAAAAATAGAGGGTATAAATTCGTAACGGTCAGCGAATTGTTGAGAGGATATGGACGTGCGAAGCAAGTAGACTATCCTTGA
- a CDS encoding flotillin family protein, protein MLEPGILTIVGVVVAVFLVLGIAFWARYKTVGADEAMIVTGSYLGSKNVLSDESGRKMKIVRGGGAFILPIFQQANFLSLLSHKLDVSTPEVYTEQGVPVMADGVAIIKVGGSIEDIATASEQFMGKSDEALRGEAQEVLEGYLRAILGSMTVEEIYKNRERFAQEVQAVATKDLKKMGLSVVSFTIKDVRDKNGYLAALGIPQIAAVKRDATISQADADKEARIKQAQAEEEARKAELLKETNIAEAEKEKELKVAAFKQEQDKAKASADQAYKLQEAVAKQQVTEEEMKIDLVRKQKEIELEEKEILRREKQYDAEVKKKADADRYSVEQAAEAEKAKKLREADAIKYRIEAEAKANAEQKRLEGLAIAEAEKARGSAEAEVTRLKLEAEAEGKEKLAEAFEKFGHAAVLDIIAKMLPELAEKIAEPMKAIDKVTIVDAGGGQGDGVNRLSGNVTKLMAQLPEMLKDVSGLDMNKMIADFMQKGGTVPTQQQPVPVKVQVETDSILENENK, encoded by the coding sequence ATGTTAGAACCCGGTATTTTGACGATAGTTGGTGTGGTCGTCGCAGTCTTTCTCGTTTTGGGCATTGCCTTTTGGGCCCGTTACAAAACAGTGGGTGCAGATGAAGCAATGATCGTAACAGGTAGCTATCTTGGCTCGAAAAACGTACTCAGTGACGAATCCGGACGCAAGATGAAGATCGTCCGCGGAGGCGGCGCATTTATCCTCCCTATTTTTCAACAAGCAAACTTTCTGAGTCTTCTGTCTCATAAGCTGGACGTATCGACTCCTGAGGTATATACCGAGCAGGGCGTTCCTGTCATGGCAGATGGCGTAGCAATCATCAAGGTAGGCGGTTCCATTGAAGATATCGCGACCGCATCCGAGCAATTTATGGGCAAGAGTGACGAGGCACTGCGCGGAGAAGCACAGGAAGTACTCGAAGGCTATTTGCGGGCAATCCTCGGCAGTATGACCGTGGAGGAAATTTACAAGAACCGTGAGCGATTTGCACAAGAGGTGCAAGCGGTAGCGACGAAGGATTTGAAAAAAATGGGGCTGTCCGTCGTCAGCTTCACGATCAAGGATGTCCGGGACAAAAACGGCTATTTAGCTGCTCTTGGAATACCGCAAATCGCTGCAGTGAAGCGCGATGCGACCATCTCACAGGCTGATGCGGACAAAGAAGCGCGGATCAAGCAGGCGCAGGCAGAGGAAGAGGCGCGCAAGGCAGAGCTACTGAAGGAAACGAACATTGCCGAAGCAGAAAAGGAAAAAGAGCTGAAGGTAGCGGCGTTTAAGCAAGAGCAGGACAAAGCAAAGGCGAGTGCAGACCAAGCCTACAAGCTACAAGAAGCTGTCGCCAAGCAGCAGGTTACAGAAGAAGAGATGAAGATCGATCTCGTCCGCAAGCAGAAGGAAATCGAGCTGGAGGAAAAAGAAATTCTTCGCCGCGAAAAGCAATATGATGCGGAAGTGAAGAAAAAGGCCGACGCCGACCGTTACTCTGTGGAACAGGCGGCAGAAGCGGAAAAAGCGAAGAAGCTGAGAGAAGCAGACGCGATCAAGTACCGCATTGAAGCGGAAGCAAAAGCAAATGCTGAGCAGAAGCGTCTGGAAGGCTTGGCGATTGCCGAAGCTGAAAAAGCTCGTGGTAGCGCGGAGGCAGAAGTCACGCGACTCAAGCTCGAAGCCGAGGCAGAAGGGAAAGAGAAGCTGGCTGAAGCATTTGAAAAATTCGGTCATGCGGCTGTACTCGATATTATTGCGAAAATGCTCCCTGAGCTGGCTGAGAAAATTGCTGAGCCAATGAAGGCGATCGACAAGGTAACAATCGTGGATGCAGGAGGCGGTCAGGGAGATGGCGTCAACCGTCTGAGCGGGAATGTTACGAAGCTGATGGCCCAACTGCCAGAAATGCTGAAAGACGTGTCCGGTTTGGATATGAATAAGATGATCGCAGACTTTATGCAAAAGGGTGGTACTGTACCCACACAGCAACAGCCTGTACCCGTAAAAGTTCAGGTAGAGACGGATTCTATTTTGGAGAACGAAAACAAATAA
- a CDS encoding NfeD family protein: protein MGVLENVYMVCLVLGLLYTVISLLFGDTLSDWLGHLHLPFAQPILLVSGMTAFGGAGYLLSRYTSLGPLVVLMLAAVIGIALGLVSYFLWVKPMSHAENSTSYSMSQLGGKLGEVGTTIPAQGLGEVLLPMISGTTYHMAASLEGEIIPQGTRVVVVEVRDHVLYVIPFYTETGEGDEK, encoded by the coding sequence GTGGGCGTACTTGAAAACGTCTACATGGTCTGCCTTGTACTTGGTCTACTCTACACGGTCATCTCGCTGTTGTTTGGCGATACGCTCTCGGATTGGCTGGGACATCTGCATCTGCCTTTTGCACAGCCTATTTTGTTGGTCAGCGGTATGACTGCTTTTGGCGGAGCGGGGTATTTGCTATCTCGTTACACTTCGCTTGGTCCGCTTGTCGTATTGATGCTGGCTGCTGTCATTGGCATCGCTTTGGGTCTTGTCTCGTACTTCCTGTGGGTAAAGCCGATGAGCCATGCGGAAAATTCCACGAGCTATTCCATGAGTCAACTAGGAGGAAAGCTGGGGGAAGTAGGAACGACGATCCCTGCACAAGGACTGGGAGAAGTGCTGCTGCCGATGATTAGCGGAACTACCTACCATATGGCGGCGAGTCTTGAGGGCGAGATTATCCCGCAAGGAACCCGTGTCGTCGTGGTCGAGGTGCGTGACCATGTCTTGTATGTAATCCCCTTTTACACTGAAACTGGCGAAGGAGATGAGAAATGA
- a CDS encoding PLP-dependent aminotransferase family protein, with product MEWKPDKDAGIPIYMQIAKELERQIVLGVLPPGTSLPPERVLARRFGVNRGTVSAAYEELRAKGILQSWQGSGTWVSRDLWGVKQMPNWYAYTNGGAFLPAYPLAKRIQDACFDSSIINLAKAELATTMIPSLIPTTPGEENEIKLELGYAHPKGEPRLREALAVHLHENYGIHASPDEILVTSGAQQALHLITLCLLNPGDAIAMEGPSYSYSLPLFSSAGLRLFRLPMDEDGIIPEAVYDLQREHRIRMVFANPTYHNPTGTILSEARRTQLLDICQELRLPLVEDDAYGALTLAGSPRPPKPIKAIDETGAVLYVGSLSKTIAPGLRIGWLVGPRSVVERLADAKQQMDFGTSSVSQQFARQFVERESWNNQQERVSRYLLEQQQTMVRAMHNHLFDYAVWNEPGGSYHIWCRLLTPRDETELLDDAIREGVVFTPGSVYGAEAGWLRLTYSWECPANIEEGIRRIQRVLQQKKR from the coding sequence ATGGAATGGAAGCCGGACAAAGACGCGGGAATTCCGATCTATATGCAAATTGCCAAAGAGCTGGAACGACAGATTGTGCTAGGAGTGCTGCCCCCTGGTACATCTCTGCCGCCGGAAAGAGTGTTGGCGCGGCGCTTTGGCGTCAATCGTGGGACGGTATCGGCAGCGTATGAAGAATTGCGGGCCAAAGGTATTTTACAATCGTGGCAAGGGAGCGGTACTTGGGTCAGTCGTGATCTGTGGGGTGTCAAACAGATGCCAAACTGGTATGCCTACACGAATGGTGGGGCATTCTTGCCAGCCTATCCACTCGCAAAACGAATACAGGATGCGTGCTTCGATTCCTCGATCATCAATCTGGCAAAGGCTGAATTGGCCACGACGATGATCCCGTCATTGATCCCAACGACGCCGGGGGAAGAAAACGAGATCAAGCTTGAGCTGGGCTACGCGCATCCAAAGGGGGAGCCGCGTCTGCGGGAGGCATTAGCTGTACATTTGCACGAAAACTACGGCATTCATGCTTCTCCCGACGAAATTTTGGTGACGTCAGGAGCCCAGCAGGCATTGCATCTCATAACACTATGTCTCTTGAATCCCGGAGATGCAATCGCAATGGAGGGACCTTCTTATTCGTATTCTCTTCCCTTATTCAGCTCAGCTGGCCTGCGTTTATTTCGCTTGCCGATGGATGAGGACGGTATTATACCCGAGGCTGTCTATGACTTGCAACGGGAGCATCGTATTCGCATGGTTTTCGCGAACCCGACCTATCATAATCCAACCGGGACGATTTTAAGCGAGGCACGGCGAACCCAGTTGCTCGATATTTGTCAGGAGCTGCGCTTGCCACTTGTGGAGGACGACGCTTACGGTGCACTGACACTGGCTGGAAGCCCTAGACCGCCAAAACCGATCAAAGCCATCGACGAGACAGGTGCTGTTCTGTATGTCGGGAGCCTTTCGAAAACGATTGCGCCAGGCTTGCGGATTGGCTGGCTCGTAGGACCTAGATCAGTCGTAGAAAGACTAGCCGATGCCAAGCAGCAAATGGACTTTGGCACGAGCAGTGTCTCCCAGCAATTCGCCCGGCAATTTGTTGAGCGAGAGAGCTGGAACAATCAGCAGGAGCGAGTGTCTCGTTACTTGTTGGAGCAGCAACAAACGATGGTAAGGGCTATGCACAATCATCTCTTTGATTACGCCGTATGGAATGAGCCGGGCGGCAGCTATCATATTTGGTGTCGGTTGCTTACTCCCAGGGACGAAACGGAATTGCTGGATGATGCGATTAGGGAAGGTGTCGTATTTACGCCTGGCAGCGTCTATGGAGCGGAAGCGGGCTGGCTGCGACTGACCTATTCGTGGGAGTGCCCGGCGAATATCGAGGAAGGAATTCGCCGTATCCAAAGAGTCCTTCAGCAGAAAAAGCGATAA
- a CDS encoding DMT family transporter, which produces MSAQLPIEKQDVQKEQSITLEQQYTEKMGLLYGFIGVLSFSLTLPVTKVVVTVLSPLSAGLGRALIAGVLAALVLLIKRVPFPTWHDTKKLLLVSAGVVAGFPFFSSWAMERVPATHGAVIIALLPLATAGAAIFFSGERPTRKYWISSAIACVTIIAYAISSGFGALQWADLALLGAVISAAIGYAVGGELSKTMGGWQVISWSLIFAFPLLVVPLAGPLLAELKQATWPIWIGFGYISVVSMFLGFFAWYHGLAIGGVSKVSQIQYLQPFLSIIAAWLLLSEPLTLGAVLSAVIVVLAVAKGRKASVQQKA; this is translated from the coding sequence ATGAGTGCACAGCTTCCGATCGAAAAGCAGGACGTACAAAAAGAACAGTCAATCACTCTCGAGCAGCAGTATACAGAGAAAATGGGCTTGCTGTATGGCTTCATCGGGGTGCTTAGCTTCAGCTTGACCTTGCCTGTGACGAAGGTAGTGGTTACCGTGCTCTCTCCCCTTTCAGCAGGGTTGGGACGAGCGTTGATCGCAGGGGTATTGGCCGCATTGGTGCTCCTGATCAAACGCGTACCGTTTCCTACCTGGCACGATACCAAGAAACTGTTGCTCGTATCTGCTGGCGTAGTAGCGGGCTTCCCGTTTTTCTCATCGTGGGCGATGGAGAGAGTACCTGCTACGCACGGCGCAGTCATCATTGCACTATTGCCGTTGGCTACGGCAGGCGCAGCGATATTTTTTTCAGGAGAGCGCCCCACCCGAAAGTATTGGATTTCTAGTGCGATCGCCTGTGTGACGATAATCGCCTACGCGATCAGCTCTGGCTTTGGTGCCCTCCAATGGGCGGATCTCGCCTTGCTCGGAGCGGTCATCAGTGCGGCGATCGGATACGCAGTCGGCGGTGAGCTCTCCAAGACAATGGGCGGTTGGCAGGTCATCAGTTGGTCATTGATCTTCGCCTTTCCTTTACTCGTCGTTCCGCTGGCGGGTCCTCTACTCGCTGAATTAAAACAAGCCACTTGGCCTATCTGGATCGGTTTTGGCTATATTAGCGTGGTCAGTATGTTTCTCGGCTTTTTCGCCTGGTATCACGGCCTGGCAATCGGTGGCGTCTCCAAGGTCAGTCAAATTCAATACCTTCAACCCTTTTTATCCATCATCGCTGCCTGGCTGCTCCTGTCCGAGCCATTGACACTTGGTGCTGTTCTCTCGGCTGTCATTGTCGTGTTGGCTGTCGCAAAAGGAAGAAAAGCTTCCGTTCAGCAAAAAGCGTAA
- a CDS encoding NUDIX domain-containing protein, which translates to MSAIRLRVTVVVEHEGKVLLIREQTQRGIFYNLPGGIVEYLEAIPDAAKREVMEETGLLVEMERLIWIDDRIDQEGNGKHTVGVGVLAKLVGEETNPTPGGIVDEEIEWAGWVTLEEWKQLPNDHKTRPDQVKQVLSDPTYQPMYLGNMLSKAE; encoded by the coding sequence ATGTCAGCGATTCGCTTGAGAGTCACCGTAGTAGTGGAACACGAAGGGAAAGTCCTCCTCATCCGTGAACAGACACAACGAGGCATCTTTTACAACCTGCCAGGGGGAATCGTAGAATATTTGGAAGCGATTCCAGATGCGGCGAAAAGAGAAGTAATGGAAGAGACGGGGCTCCTCGTGGAAATGGAGCGATTGATCTGGATAGACGATCGGATCGATCAGGAAGGGAACGGCAAGCATACAGTCGGAGTGGGCGTTCTGGCGAAGCTCGTCGGTGAAGAGACAAACCCTACGCCAGGTGGTATCGTCGATGAAGAAATCGAATGGGCTGGCTGGGTCACGCTAGAAGAGTGGAAACAACTGCCGAACGACCACAAAACACGCCCGGATCAAGTCAAGCAAGTCTTGTCTGATCCCACTTATCAACCGATGTACTTGGGAAATATGCTGAGCAAAGCAGAATAA
- a CDS encoding suppressor of fused domain protein, translating to MIVVKQLMDHCHRFFGSRGELYQSEDADILIAVYPATRKRGWWTYATLELHKMGATEYLVYSYQFEQRMITHLARVAAQVIRQWERQTTRMESGSIFSLGDTIVEKSVLNHMVLTPAYYEEAGLEYYTNGKDVIRFMMLHAIADSEAKFLEQYGLMALQEWLAHSGVDSLNVTRTPAI from the coding sequence ATGATAGTGGTAAAGCAATTAATGGATCATTGCCACCGCTTTTTTGGAAGTAGAGGAGAGCTGTATCAATCCGAGGATGCGGATATCCTGATTGCCGTCTATCCGGCAACACGCAAGCGAGGATGGTGGACATATGCCACGCTTGAGCTGCACAAGATGGGAGCAACGGAGTACCTCGTCTATTCCTATCAGTTTGAGCAGAGAATGATTACGCATTTGGCAAGAGTAGCGGCCCAGGTGATTCGTCAGTGGGAGCGTCAAACGACCCGTATGGAGTCTGGGAGCATCTTTTCGCTTGGGGATACAATCGTGGAAAAATCGGTTTTGAATCATATGGTACTGACCCCTGCCTATTATGAAGAGGCTGGACTTGAATATTATACAAACGGCAAGGACGTAATCAGGTTCATGATGCTTCATGCAATCGCGGATTCTGAAGCAAAGTTTTTGGAACAATATGGACTTATGGCATTACAGGAATGGTTAGCGCACTCCGGTGTCGATTCCCTGAATGTTACGCGTACGCCTGCCATCTAA